The following proteins are co-located in the Imtechella halotolerans genome:
- a CDS encoding T9SS type B sorting domain-containing protein, with product MKKGFLKYLNFSCYLSLLFVASSLQAQVKNPFDIRYQDNIRGELTFIANNIVNSQTSSSSANTAYNFTGDNSSYNDDLNMQYIDIDGDPNTFSSSSATLTIPDPGCSRVRYAGLYWSAVYKYNDGNDSNSGRFNDYNQVKFRIPGGTYQDLTADEVLFNGFGDSDFGDYSPYAAYKDVTTLLTSLPDPNGEYFVANVRASTGDDITGGVSGGWTLVIVYENPTYPGKYITTYDGYAGIKSGQSVDIPYNGFITLPPPYPVNAKLAVAALEGDNRITGDQLSIKANSNSSFTTLGNSGNPNDNFFNSNITIDGAVQNARNPNSLNTLGWDVDLFSIVNPSQNVIPNNETGAILRASSTGDKYDIFFSSIDVEIIEPDIVLLKTVEDIGGNDIGGADVTLGQILEYVLTFQNNGNDDAINYSIRDILPINTNFISADFTNAPGTTFTHDPSTRQLLFQIPDNLVEKGDPAYTIRIRVQVVENCNELQDACANIIQNQAYGTYRGELNDNQISDDPSFAQWDACGFGTPAPANFLVDIDDCDFRRTEVLCGSNITLTAGNGFTSYQWRNGAGTVIGNTQSITVNTPGTYIVTKTAPAPCVSFDETIDVIFYGPNTTNPIIPFADEVVTCVNDGSQLPKIYLCGLNDERFLNLNLTDASVVNWQQLVEGSCTLNTLDNCPNTNENCSWNTIATGSSYNVSTEGEYRIEIIYQNGCPAYYYFKVYTNPLNPDVRKQDILCGNDGEITVINVPSSDYEFQLINQATNAVVQTWQTNPTFNVSTPGAYTVEIRQTLVTNGCTFYVRDIGILERDFNVNVIKQDVDCTNLGSIRLQANNALPQYYYELYTNSNTLIASHGPSDDNDYTFTGLNPGDYRVRLYTDNGCEFDGTVTINNLNNLALIARTSQHITCKEGNIQMQSTGGLTPHLYAIWNYTPENGALKPAISYADYASIPNSAWQSSQIFDIPIGAQGTYQFIVVDRNGCFALSNLEDIELIPPIEYTVKPEDIKCYGESTGSIGINIISAGQGGYKIKYELVAPDGTILTTNSGTYGNLAAGQYELIVYQFHGSFDADGACIFRHDITINQPDSPLTGQAEITTTLKCDPTNAIVGATLTAINVSGGTAPYQYSINGIDFSNTTGVFNNLSAGTYTLTIRDANGCIITDTETIQALNPPTDLTITATTPTCPALSSDVNLTVIGGTAPYIFEIIAPTSEAINNGSNPLFPGLTAGTYTFRVTDSNGCYYEENYTIDRVVPIDIIGQTTKNIDCFGTASGEALFTVSGFSTTYSYILNSNPPITGQTSSNISLTGLLAGTYTITVTDELTGCTDQATIEIETPTTALSLTVSNTPITCISDASIQASATGGWGGFEYSLQLPDGSVIGPQNNGIFNNLTQEGQYIVTVTDINGCIETSQITLETPVPITASLLVTDWCVDANGASFTVTAAGGQPPYLYSFSGSTPSANNTFTNLPSISSGPVKVIDAYGCWVEIEVPAFQDKLIAIASLTKDLDCSPSPDGNIEVTINGGYQPYTYEVNYNGGGYNGTPITAGATTFNYPVVNPGTYQFKIVDEKGCETESNIITVTPKVSPSITAVTQIQPILCHGDASGAIEIEIDRTTGLLPFDITITGQTTGHTETITDSFDYEIIFSGLPADTYDIILQDAKGCQAVHSITISEPDPITFDLNQSYITCIPGGTSLGEIIIENVIGGTAPYTYYWRNNFGSSDFYPALSAENHTFTVIDYGFYEVEIVDANGCSTIKSLTMASPPNGLEINISTTAANCITGATATVTVISSIGSNNYEFAILEFPTSPYANPSNYLPPTAPSVDSHTFTGLIPGVEYTFVVYDKDTNCYFLESANIPPLAAPSIEVSALTHHNISCTGANDGSIDFTVSGYDVGATGIHYEIFYSSSILSTGIYGTITPTGTSTTLNNIGPLDQGSYYIVVQEIGGPNDGCKNASQQFSILESTIPLEVEANAIDNDNCHLNAGKVHAIAQHGTGPYQYIILSDTATAPDETNAAWSSVNLFNVEAGNYIVYAMDAYGCIVNDPVVVEADPTIDISLSIVDDCVVEGNFEVLVHFANATDIGVAPYSISINGGVFQQITMPYTITGLSSGLLTVVVRDSNGCDETETLTVLKPLGAYAVVTNQPSCLNNDGELQVNASGGSGNFEYIAFNITTSVSYGPQPNGLFTGLSAGQYEITITDTSTACPITLNATLEEPIPVIFNAIPTDVNCFGGSDGTITIELDPSNTDTPYTYSVNDGTSTITQTNPVFTGLSAGTYTVTVTSGKNCSDSKTVSINQPTNLTATAIATDFACDPDNTVLTSEITVTASGGTAPYLYSIDNVNFGTSNIFQIVDNGSVQTPTIYVRDANGCVANDTVIINPLPEITAVLVSQNTAITCINDEEVTVTITGGSGNFEVTLLPNGPTQIINGNTATFTINSAGSYTFQVTDLGTLCYFITQPYIINPYDTIAATATTASDVTCFGDNNGSVSLNVSGYTGNYNYNLLDSSNNSVATGTENTATNPIVITGLNGGIYTILVTATDAPYCDAITNTFTIRTPSTPLAVTLLKTADVTCSNDQGEIQAIATGGWGSYTFRFTNITSGTPVLLQDFNANNYLTGLDAGTYEVTVRDANGCEETDTVELEIPIPITATIAASHTTLDCFGDTNASISVTASGGSGIYEYKLQYYDSNSVLQTSPIQLSPIFNNLGAGTYSVIVSDTWSCEVQTIELTIAEPTEVQASLVLDAQVTCTTDARLILSATGGTGPYEFSSSQNGPFIPFASGTSHTFTNVTPGTYQYYIRDSFGCVGQVSNQLVVDPVTPLEIHLDLTAAIINCTGQFSADIYATATGGLGNYQYELLDDPSAMIPIAGPQPTGLFTGLPAGTYYIQVTSEDCAEVSSPVVITDPDPLETVTNTFTNVTCFGDNDGTITVEMSGGTGIIKYAISPSLDKFDTINHFTDLAPGNYTVVAQDANGCYEVFDFTITQPDLLEVVSHSVTDEICFNAMDGTATITLTGGTAPYYVSLNSSDPSDFIEIVGDTYTFTGLIPGVHFIFYKDANDCEHYLILDEILPGVELTPTYEVDYNCTANVPGNVLTISVNPNVVADVTYSLNGGTPQQSNIFTDVPHGNHIITVSHSNGCREDLPIIIEEKFPLLMDSRNSEDVSCFGGNDGSIQLVMSGGNGLIEYELSSNLGVWVTSGTFTNLIAGNYTIRVRDEINCELEFNFTINEPLELTASITASTNEICLGDANGTATINVTGGTAPYQTSLNSNTNYVTGQFDFTGLTVGPHTIYVRDANNCETSVQVIITEGVDILPSVDAYTVDYNCMSNVPGNILTINVNTSVVGDVTFSLNGGTPQQSNIFTDVAAGSHTVTINHINGCSVPLEVIIEAKQPLLLVSSDFTNVLCNGGNDGSITLVMSGGNGTIEYELSSNPGVWVTSGIFNGLTAGNYTVNVRDEINCTQTYNFTINQPTSLNSSIVSIQPEICAGDRDGSAQITVSGGTAPYSTRLNTQSNFVQGQFTFNNLAGGNYTVFIRDANNCEITLPVTIDYGANLTANVQVTYGCENNMPSNTVIVNIDPTVIGDVVFTLNGVDQYENIFYNVPPGPQIIEILHPNGCYDVVTFSINDIQPLTLQAVQNNINQITAIASGGAGGYQYYFNDRPYGTKNTYYINQSGWYDVKVVDANGCEAYAQIYMEFIDICIPDHFTPNQDGNNDSWSPCNTEGFPNIYTKIYDRYGRQVALLRVGDSWDGTYNGQELPTGDYWYVIKLKGENDPREFVGHFTLYR from the coding sequence ATGAAAAAAGGATTTTTAAAATACCTGAACTTCAGTTGTTATCTTAGCCTACTCTTTGTAGCTTCCTCTTTGCAAGCGCAAGTAAAAAACCCTTTTGATATACGATATCAAGACAACATAAGAGGGGAACTTACTTTTATTGCCAATAATATAGTCAATAGCCAGACCTCTTCAAGTTCGGCAAACACTGCCTATAATTTTACCGGAGACAACTCATCATACAATGATGATTTAAATATGCAGTATATTGATATTGATGGTGATCCAAATACATTCAGTTCCAGTAGTGCAACTTTAACAATACCAGATCCAGGGTGTTCACGTGTTCGTTATGCAGGATTATACTGGTCAGCGGTTTATAAATACAATGATGGTAATGATAGTAATTCAGGGCGATTTAATGATTATAACCAAGTAAAATTTAGAATACCAGGTGGTACCTATCAAGATCTAACTGCAGATGAGGTTCTCTTTAACGGTTTTGGTGATTCGGATTTTGGTGATTACAGTCCCTATGCAGCTTATAAAGATGTGACAACCTTACTAACCTCATTGCCAGATCCTAATGGAGAATATTTTGTAGCAAATGTAAGGGCTAGTACGGGAGATGATATAACAGGAGGTGTATCTGGGGGTTGGACCTTGGTTATTGTTTATGAAAATCCGACCTACCCTGGAAAATACATTACCACTTATGATGGATATGCAGGTATTAAATCTGGGCAAAGTGTTGATATTCCTTATAACGGTTTTATTACCCTTCCTCCACCCTATCCTGTAAATGCCAAATTAGCAGTAGCAGCATTGGAAGGAGACAATCGTATTACAGGTGACCAATTATCTATTAAAGCCAATAGCAATTCAAGTTTTACAACACTCGGAAATAGTGGAAATCCAAACGATAATTTCTTTAATAGTAATATTACCATAGATGGCGCAGTTCAAAACGCAAGGAATCCTAACAGCTTAAATACATTAGGATGGGACGTAGATTTATTTTCAATTGTCAACCCATCGCAGAATGTAATTCCAAACAATGAAACTGGTGCTATACTTCGAGCCAGTTCTACTGGAGATAAATATGATATCTTTTTTAGCTCTATAGATGTAGAAATCATTGAACCGGACATTGTCCTTCTTAAAACTGTAGAAGATATTGGAGGAAATGATATAGGAGGTGCTGACGTTACTTTGGGGCAAATTTTGGAATATGTACTTACTTTTCAAAACAATGGAAATGATGATGCTATAAATTATAGCATTCGTGATATTCTTCCCATTAATACCAATTTTATTTCTGCGGATTTCACTAATGCCCCTGGAACCACCTTTACACATGACCCTTCAACACGTCAATTACTATTCCAAATTCCAGATAATCTGGTCGAAAAGGGAGATCCGGCATATACTATACGTATAAGAGTCCAAGTAGTAGAAAATTGCAACGAGTTACAAGACGCATGTGCAAATATTATACAGAATCAGGCTTATGGTACTTACCGAGGGGAATTAAATGACAATCAAATTTCTGATGATCCAAGTTTTGCGCAATGGGATGCTTGTGGATTTGGAACACCTGCTCCAGCCAACTTTTTAGTTGATATAGATGATTGTGATTTTAGAAGAACAGAAGTTCTATGTGGATCCAACATCACCTTGACCGCTGGAAATGGATTTACGAGCTATCAATGGCGCAATGGTGCAGGTACTGTAATAGGAAATACCCAAAGTATCACTGTTAACACTCCAGGCACCTATATTGTAACAAAAACTGCTCCGGCTCCTTGTGTTAGCTTTGACGAAACAATCGATGTTATCTTTTATGGACCCAATACTACTAATCCAATAATTCCTTTTGCTGATGAAGTAGTAACCTGCGTAAACGACGGTTCTCAACTACCTAAAATTTATTTATGTGGTCTTAACGATGAACGATTTTTAAATCTTAATTTAACCGATGCCAGTGTAGTTAATTGGCAACAACTGGTAGAAGGTAGTTGTACTTTAAACACTTTGGATAACTGTCCTAATACTAATGAAAATTGTTCATGGAACACCATAGCAACTGGTAGTAGTTATAACGTATCAACCGAGGGTGAATATCGTATTGAAATAATTTACCAAAATGGGTGTCCTGCTTACTATTACTTTAAAGTATACACCAATCCACTTAATCCAGATGTTCGTAAACAAGATATATTATGTGGAAATGATGGAGAGATAACTGTAATAAATGTTCCTAGCAGTGATTATGAATTTCAGTTGATTAATCAAGCAACTAATGCTGTGGTACAAACATGGCAAACCAATCCTACTTTCAATGTATCAACGCCAGGTGCTTATACCGTTGAAATTCGTCAAACACTAGTGACAAATGGATGTACCTTCTATGTACGAGATATTGGAATCCTAGAACGAGATTTCAATGTAAACGTTATCAAACAAGACGTTGACTGTACAAATTTGGGAAGCATTCGTTTACAAGCAAACAATGCATTACCCCAATATTATTATGAACTATATACTAATAGCAATACACTTATCGCTTCTCATGGACCAAGTGACGATAATGATTATACCTTCACAGGATTAAATCCAGGCGATTACAGGGTACGACTTTATACAGATAATGGATGTGAGTTTGATGGTACAGTTACTATTAACAACTTAAACAATTTAGCTCTTATAGCCCGTACTTCCCAGCATATTACTTGTAAGGAAGGAAATATCCAAATGCAGTCAACAGGAGGACTAACACCACACCTTTACGCAATCTGGAACTATACCCCAGAAAACGGAGCATTAAAACCTGCTATTAGTTATGCAGATTATGCATCTATACCAAACAGTGCATGGCAAAGTAGTCAGATATTTGATATTCCAATTGGAGCACAAGGTACCTACCAGTTTATAGTTGTTGACAGAAATGGATGTTTTGCATTATCAAATTTAGAAGATATTGAACTTATTCCACCAATAGAATATACTGTAAAACCTGAAGATATTAAATGTTATGGTGAAAGTACCGGAAGTATAGGTATCAATATTATAAGCGCTGGTCAAGGTGGTTATAAAATTAAATATGAATTAGTAGCTCCAGATGGTACCATATTAACAACCAATTCAGGAACTTATGGCAATCTAGCAGCTGGTCAATACGAACTTATAGTATATCAATTTCATGGAAGTTTTGACGCTGATGGAGCTTGTATATTTAGACATGACATCACTATAAATCAACCAGATAGTCCACTTACAGGACAAGCTGAAATTACTACTACACTAAAATGTGATCCAACTAATGCCATAGTTGGTGCAACACTAACTGCCATAAATGTGTCTGGAGGAACAGCTCCATATCAATACAGTATTAATGGTATAGACTTTTCAAATACAACTGGTGTATTTAACAATTTATCCGCCGGAACTTATACCCTAACCATAAGAGATGCTAATGGGTGTATAATAACAGACACTGAAACAATACAGGCGCTGAATCCTCCTACCGATCTTACCATTACAGCAACAACACCCACTTGTCCGGCCCTTTCAAGTGATGTGAATCTAACTGTAATTGGAGGAACAGCGCCTTATATTTTTGAAATCATTGCGCCTACTAGTGAAGCAATTAATAACGGTAGTAATCCTTTATTCCCAGGACTTACAGCAGGAACATACACCTTTAGAGTAACAGATTCTAATGGATGCTATTATGAAGAAAACTACACAATTGACAGAGTTGTACCTATAGATATCATAGGTCAAACAACCAAAAATATAGATTGTTTTGGAACAGCCAGTGGAGAAGCATTGTTCACAGTAAGTGGATTTTCAACTACCTATTCCTATATATTGAATAGTAATCCTCCAATTACAGGCCAAACAAGTAGTAACATTTCTTTAACTGGGTTGCTGGCTGGTACCTATACAATAACTGTAACAGACGAACTTACAGGTTGCACAGATCAGGCTACTATTGAAATTGAAACACCTACTACCGCCTTAAGCTTAACAGTATCAAATACACCTATTACCTGTATATCAGATGCAAGCATTCAAGCCTCAGCAACTGGAGGATGGGGCGGATTTGAATACAGCTTACAATTACCAGACGGTTCTGTAATAGGACCTCAAAACAATGGTATCTTTAATAACCTCACACAAGAAGGGCAATATATTGTTACAGTCACTGATATAAATGGTTGTATAGAGACTTCTCAGATAACATTGGAAACACCAGTACCTATTACAGCCAGTCTTTTGGTTACAGATTGGTGTGTAGATGCTAACGGAGCAAGCTTTACTGTTACTGCAGCTGGTGGGCAGCCTCCATATTTATATAGTTTTTCAGGAAGTACTCCATCAGCTAATAATACATTTACTAATCTCCCATCAATATCATCCGGCCCGGTAAAAGTAATTGACGCATATGGTTGTTGGGTAGAAATAGAAGTCCCAGCCTTTCAAGATAAACTAATTGCAATTGCAAGCCTTACAAAAGATTTAGATTGTTCTCCATCGCCTGATGGCAATATTGAGGTAACTATCAATGGAGGATACCAACCCTATACTTATGAAGTAAACTATAATGGTGGAGGTTACAACGGTACACCTATTACTGCTGGTGCAACTACCTTTAATTACCCAGTAGTAAATCCAGGAACTTATCAATTCAAAATAGTAGATGAGAAAGGCTGTGAAACTGAATCAAATATCATAACAGTAACTCCTAAAGTATCTCCTTCAATTACTGCAGTAACGCAAATACAACCTATTTTATGTCATGGTGATGCATCAGGAGCCATTGAAATAGAAATCGACAGAACCACAGGATTATTACCTTTTGATATCACAATTACAGGACAAACAACTGGTCACACCGAAACTATAACTGATAGTTTTGACTACGAAATTATCTTTTCAGGTTTACCAGCTGATACTTATGATATTATTCTACAAGATGCCAAGGGATGTCAAGCAGTTCATTCTATTACAATAAGTGAACCAGATCCAATTACATTTGATCTTAATCAATCATATATAACTTGTATTCCAGGTGGAACAAGCCTAGGCGAAATTATTATAGAGAATGTAATTGGAGGTACAGCGCCTTATACCTATTATTGGAGAAATAATTTTGGAAGTTCTGATTTCTATCCAGCCCTCTCGGCAGAAAATCATACATTTACTGTTATTGATTATGGTTTTTATGAGGTTGAAATAGTCGATGCCAATGGATGTAGCACTATAAAATCATTAACGATGGCTTCTCCTCCTAATGGCCTTGAAATAAATATTTCTACAACTGCCGCAAATTGTATTACTGGAGCCACTGCCACTGTAACCGTTATTTCATCTATTGGTAGTAACAATTATGAATTTGCAATTTTAGAATTTCCAACTAGTCCTTATGCCAACCCTAGTAATTATTTACCACCTACCGCACCCTCAGTGGATTCCCATACCTTTACAGGCCTAATTCCAGGAGTTGAATATACTTTTGTCGTATATGACAAAGACACGAATTGTTACTTTTTAGAATCTGCCAATATACCTCCTTTAGCCGCACCAAGCATTGAAGTTTCCGCACTAACACACCACAACATAAGTTGTACTGGTGCTAATGATGGTAGTATAGATTTTACAGTTTCAGGCTATGATGTAGGAGCAACAGGTATCCATTATGAAATTTTCTATTCATCTAGTATATTATCTACTGGTATATATGGTACTATAACACCTACAGGTACATCAACTACCCTGAACAATATTGGTCCACTAGATCAAGGTAGTTATTACATTGTAGTACAAGAAATAGGAGGTCCAAATGATGGTTGCAAAAACGCATCTCAGCAATTTAGTATACTAGAATCTACAATACCACTTGAAGTAGAGGCAAATGCCATCGATAATGATAACTGTCATCTAAATGCTGGAAAGGTTCATGCCATAGCTCAACACGGAACAGGACCCTATCAGTATATTATCTTATCAGATACAGCAACTGCTCCAGATGAAACAAATGCTGCATGGTCTAGCGTTAATTTATTTAATGTAGAGGCTGGCAATTACATCGTATATGCCATGGATGCCTATGGTTGTATTGTTAATGATCCAGTTGTAGTTGAAGCCGACCCAACAATAGATATTTCGCTTTCAATAGTTGATGATTGTGTTGTTGAGGGTAATTTTGAGGTTTTAGTACATTTTGCAAATGCCACAGACATTGGAGTTGCTCCTTATTCTATAAGTATAAATGGTGGTGTTTTCCAGCAAATTACTATGCCATATACTATTACTGGTTTATCATCGGGATTACTTACAGTAGTCGTTCGTGATAGTAATGGATGTGATGAAACAGAAACATTAACAGTATTAAAACCATTAGGAGCATATGCGGTAGTTACAAACCAACCTTCTTGTTTAAATAATGATGGAGAACTACAAGTAAACGCCTCCGGTGGATCTGGAAATTTTGAATATATTGCATTTAATATCACAACTTCTGTTAGTTATGGACCTCAACCTAATGGTCTGTTTACTGGTTTAAGTGCAGGCCAATATGAAATCACAATTACAGATACTTCTACTGCTTGTCCTATAACCTTAAACGCTACATTAGAAGAGCCCATTCCGGTTATATTCAACGCAATTCCAACGGATGTTAATTGTTTTGGAGGAAGCGATGGTACTATTACTATTGAATTAGATCCAAGTAATACGGATACACCATACACCTACTCAGTAAACGATGGCACTAGCACCATTACCCAAACCAATCCTGTATTCACAGGACTTTCGGCGGGTACCTATACCGTGACAGTGACATCAGGAAAAAACTGTTCGGATTCTAAAACAGTTAGCATTAATCAACCAACCAATCTTACAGCCACCGCAATTGCAACTGATTTTGCCTGTGATCCTGATAATACAGTATTAACTTCTGAAATTACAGTAACTGCTAGTGGAGGTACTGCCCCTTATTTATACAGTATTGACAATGTTAATTTTGGTACCTCTAATATTTTCCAAATAGTAGATAATGGAAGTGTTCAAACTCCAACTATATATGTTAGGGATGCCAATGGTTGTGTTGCTAATGATACAGTAATCATAAATCCTCTTCCAGAAATAACAGCTGTTCTTGTAAGTCAGAATACGGCAATTACCTGTATAAATGATGAAGAAGTTACAGTTACCATCACAGGTGGTTCAGGTAATTTTGAAGTTACATTACTTCCAAATGGCCCTACTCAAATTATTAATGGTAACACCGCAACCTTTACAATAAATAGTGCGGGCAGCTATACATTCCAAGTTACTGATTTAGGAACGCTATGCTATTTTATTACTCAACCATATATTATTAATCCCTATGATACCATTGCTGCAACTGCTACAACTGCAAGTGATGTCACCTGCTTTGGAGATAATAATGGTAGTGTATCACTAAATGTTAGTGGTTATACCGGAAACTATAACTATAATTTACTTGATTCAAGTAATAATTCTGTAGCCACAGGTACAGAAAATACAGCAACCAATCCAATAGTAATTACAGGATTAAATGGAGGTATTTATACTATTTTAGTTACCGCCACTGATGCTCCTTATTGTGATGCCATTACAAATACATTTACGATTAGAACTCCAAGTACACCTTTAGCAGTTACCCTACTAAAAACAGCAGATGTAACTTGTTCAAATGATCAGGGTGAAATTCAAGCAATCGCCACTGGAGGATGGGGATCTTATACGTTTAGATTTACAAATATAACATCAGGAACTCCCGTACTCCTACAAGATTTTAATGCAAATAATTATCTTACAGGACTTGATGCAGGAACCTATGAAGTAACTGTTCGCGATGCTAATGGTTGTGAAGAAACTGATACTGTGGAATTAGAAATTCCTATTCCAATTACTGCAACTATTGCAGCTTCACATACAACTCTTGATTGTTTTGGCGACACCAATGCATCAATTTCAGTTACAGCATCTGGTGGAAGTGGTATTTATGAATATAAATTGCAATACTATGATAGTAACAGTGTATTACAAACATCCCCGATACAATTAAGCCCTATATTCAATAATTTAGGTGCTGGGACCTATAGCGTAATTGTTTCAGATACCTGGTCTTGTGAAGTTCAAACTATTGAGTTAACTATTGCGGAACCAACAGAGGTACAGGCAAGCCTTGTGCTGGATGCTCAGGTAACTTGTACAACCGACGCAAGATTAATTTTATCTGCCACTGGAGGTACTGGCCCGTATGAGTTTAGTTCTTCTCAAAATGGTCCATTTATCCCTTTCGCTAGTGGAACTTCTCACACATTTACTAATGTAACACCTGGAACGTATCAATATTATATCCGTGATAGTTTTGGGTGTGTTGGCCAAGTATCAAATCAATTGGTGGTCGACCCAGTTACTCCACTAGAAATTCATTTAGACCTTACAGCTGCAATAATTAATTGTACAGGTCAATTCAGTGCAGATATTTATGCTACAGCGACAGGAGGATTAGGTAATTATCAATATGAATTACTAGATGATCCATCCGCAATGATACCAATAGCTGGACCTCAACCAACTGGACTATTTACAGGATTGCCAGCAGGAACTTATTACATACAAGTTACCAGTGAAGATTGTGCCGAAGTGTCTTCTCCAGTTGTCATTACAGATCCGGATCCATTGGAAACTGTTACCAATACATTCACAAATGTGACCTGTTTTGGAGACAATGATGGAACCATTACTGTAGAAATGTCAGGAGGCACTGGGATAATTAAATATGCTATTTCGCCTAGCCTAGACAAATTTGATACTATTAACCACTTTACAGATCTGGCTCCAGGCAATTACACAGTTGTAGCACAAGATGCAAACGGTTGTTATGAAGTATTTGATTTTACAATTACTCAACCTGATCTATTAGAAGTAGTTTCTCATAGTGTAACAGACGAAATTTGTTTTAATGCTATGGACGGAACAGCTACTATTACCCTTACAGGTGGTACCGCACCATATTATGTAAGTTTAAATTCATCTGATCCTAGTGATTTTATTGAAATCGTAGGAGATACCTATACTTTTACCGGTTTAATACCAGGGGTACATTTTATCTTTTATAAAGATGCGAATGACTGTGAACACTATTTAATACTTGATGAAATACTTCCAGGGGTAGAACTAACACCTACCTATGAAGTTGATTATAATTGTACTGCCAATGTTCCTGGAAATGTACTTACCATCAGTGTAAATCCTAACGTAGTTGCAGATGTAACCTATAGTCTTAATGGGGGCACACCACAACAAAGTAACATCTTTACTGATGTTCCTCATGGTAATCATATCATTACAGTAAGTCATAGTAACGGTTGTAGGGAAGACTTACCTATTATAATTGAAGAAAAATTCCCTTTACTAATGGATAGTAGAAATTCAGAAGATGTATCCTGTTTTGGTGGGAATGATGGAAGCATTCAATTGGTAATGTCTGGAGGTAATGGTTTAATTGAATACGAATTAAGTTCTAATCTTGGTGTATGGGTAACTTCTGGTACCTTTACAAACCTAATTGCTGGGAATTATACTATACGTGTAAGAGATGAAATTAACTGTGAATTAGAATTCAATTTCACCATTAATGAACCTTTAGAACTAACAGCATCCATTACAGCAAGCACAAATGAAATTTGTCTAGGTGATGCTAATGGAACGGCAACTATTAATGTTACTGGCGGTACTGCTCCATACCAAACGAGCTTAAACAGCAACACAAACTACGTTACTGGCCAATTCGATTTTACTGGATTAACTGTAGGACCTCATACAATATATGTTCGTGATGCTAACAATTGTGAAACTTCAGTACAAGTAATTATTACTGAAGGAGTAGACATTCTTCCATCAGTTGACGCATATACAGTTGATTACAATTGTATGTCTAATGTACCAGGTAACATACTGACTATCAATGTAAATACCTCTGTAGTTGGAGATGTTACATTCAGCCTCAATGGTGGTACACCACAACAAAGTAATATCTTTACTGATGTTGCTGCAGGTTCACATACAGTAACTATTAACCATATAAACGGATGTTCAGTGCCACTAGAAGTAATAATAGAAGCAAAACAACCACTTCTACTTGTTTCTTCTGACTTCACTAATGTTTTATGTAATGGAGGCAATGACGGAAGTATAACTCTAGTTATGAGTGGTGGAAATGGAACGATAGAATACGAATTAAGTTCCAATCCTGGTGTATGGGTAACTTCTGGAATATTCAACGGATTAACAGCTGGAAATTATACAGTAAACGTACGAGACGAAATAAACTGTACTCAAACTTATAATTTTACAATTAATCAACCTACTTCATTGAACTCATCGATTGTCAGCATTCAACCAGAAATATGTGCTGGTGACAGAGACGGAAGTGCACAAATAACAGTTAGTGGTGGAACTGCTCCATACAGTACAAGATTAAACACACAATCAAATTTTGTACAAGGCCAATTCACCTTTAATAATTTGGCTGGTGGAAATTATACGGTCTTTATTAGAGATGCCAATAATTGCGAAATAACCTTACCAGTAACAATAGATTACGGAGCTAATCTTACTGCAAACGTTCAAGTTACTTATGGTTGCGAAAATAATATGCCGAGTAATACAGTTATTGTAAATATTGACCCTACTGTAATTGGTGATGTAGTATTTACATTAAATGGAGTTGATCAATATGAAAACATATTCTATAACGTTCCTCCAGGTCCGCAAATAATTGAAATTCTTCATCCAAATGGGTGTTATGATGTAGTAACATTTAGTATTAATGATATTCAACCATTGACATTGCAAGCAGTACAAAATAACATTAATCAAATTACTGCTATTGCTTCAGGTGGTGCAGGTGGATATCAATATTACTTTAATGATCGCCCATATGGTACTAAAAACACTTACTACATTAACCAATCTGGGTGGTATGATGTAAAAGTTGTAGACGCTAATGGATGTGAAGCCTATGCTCAGATATATATGGAATTCATAGACATATGTATACCAGACCATTTTACACCAAATCAGGACGGAAATAACGATAGCTGGAGTCCATGTAATACAGAAGGATTCCCTAATATCTATACTAAGATTTATGATCGCTATGGACGTCAAGTAGCTTTACTTAGAGTTGGTGATAGTTGGGATGGTACCTATAACGGACAAGAACTTCCAACAGGAGATTATTGGTATGTTATTAAATTGAAAGGAGAAAATGATCCTCGTGAATTTGTTGGACACTTTACATTATATAGATAA